The following is a genomic window from Bacteroidia bacterium.
GAGCGTATGCGAGGAAATCACCCGATGAATAGCTTTCGGGAAGCTAAAATGAAATGAGAAATCCAAGCCTTGAATTTTTCTTTGCTTCTTTCTTTTGTTTGTAAGACAAAAGTAAAGAAGGAGTAAAAATAATACTAAGTGATATTTCCTTTTACGTTCTTTTTTCAAATCAAAAGAACATAAGAGAAATTTATGTTTTATTATCTTTTTGGCTTAACCCAAAAAGAAACAAAAAACTCAAAAAAAAGTTATCGGCTCACGCACAAGCTGGCTCAGCCCCCGCTACTTTTTCTGGCTTACGCTCCGCTTTGAAGTTTCTTTTTCCTTGAAAACTAAAGAAACCAATAAAATGTCATTTTACAATTCTAAATTCTTAATTTCTAATTCTTCATTTTTTTATGGCATTCGAAATCAATTGCCAGCTGGATCGTTCGAATCGAAATTAGCAGGATTATCGCTTCGATGTTGTTTTTCGTATTGATCGCAATCCAAATCCACGCTTATTTTTTTAGCAGGCTTCGCAAAATCCCCTTGCGACAGATGGATGGTTTTATCGGCATATACATTTTGCATGTAATACGCCCAAATCGGAAGTGCTTCGCTGGCACCTTGTCCCCATTGCATAGAGCTGAAATGTACACCACGGTCTTCCCAACCTACCCAACATCCAGAAACTAAATCGGGAGTGATACCCATAAACCAACCGTCGGAATTATTTTGTGTGGTTCCTGTTTTTCCGGCAATCGGATTCATCAATTTATATTTATAACGCAAACGTACTCCTGTTCCGTATTGTACCACGCCTTTCAATAAATCCAACATAATGTAGGCTTTTTCTTCGCTCATGACTTCTTGTGTTTTTGGAGCAAAATCTTGCAACACCTTTCCGTTTTTATCTTCGATGCGTGTAACAAAAATAGGCTCTGTCCAAGTGCCTTTGTTCGCAAACGTGCTGTACGCGCCAACCATATCGTAAACGGATATTTCGGGCGTTCCCAGACAAATGGAAGGTACGGCGTCCATCTCACTGGTGATTCCCATTCGTTTGGCTAAATCTACCACAGCTTGCGGACCAAATTGTTTGATAAGAAAAGCAGCAATTCTGTTGACGGATTTTGCGAGCGCTTCTTTCAAGGTCATCATTTTTCCGTCGTCATCGTTATCAGCATTCTCTGGCGACCAATCTTTTCCGTCGTAATGAATGGTTATAGGCACATTCGGAACTTCGTAGCAAGGCGAATATCCTTCTTGAATCGCCAACGCATACACAAAAGATTTAAACGTAGAACCGACCTGACGTTTTCCTTCTTTTACGTGATCGTATTTAAAATATTTATGATTGATACCGCCCACCCAAGCTTTGATATAACCCGTTTGTGGATCCATCGACATAAAACCAGCTTGCTGAAAACATTTACTATAACGGATGGAATCCATAGGACTCAGCGTGGTATCAATATCGCCATTCCACGAAAAAACAGTCATGTCAATAGGCGTATTAAAATTCTGGCGAATGGAATCATCCGAAACGCCCGCTTCCTTTAGCGAACGATACCGGTCGCTGCGC
Proteins encoded in this region:
- a CDS encoding PBP1A family penicillin-binding protein gives rise to the protein MTGAEKPDSFRKYIRIFWIIVIAPIVFLTLLVTIVSMGWMGKLPTFEQLENPKNNLATEVYSSDMQVLGKYYVENRSDVQFKELNPNLVHALVATEDARFYEHSGVDVRGLFRVMFKTILGGKESSGGGSTLTQQLAKMLFPREEHSSKLHLAIRKIKEWVIATRLERQYTKDEILTMYLNKFDFMNNAVGIKSAAKIYFNTSPDQLTLGESAMLVGMEKNPALFNPVRRPKATQGRRDVVLEQMFKYKYIRKAQKDSTAAIPLELHFQPENHNEGLATYFREYLRDNFLRKWCEEHPKPDGTKYDIYKDGLKIYTTIDSRMQLYGEEAVEKNCKDLQARFFEECKHKRNAPFDYRVSKTEIENIMNDAMRRSDRYRSLKEAGVSDDSIRQNFNTPIDMTVFSWNGDIDTTLSPMDSIRYSKCFQQAGFMSMDPQTGYIKAWVGGINHKYFKYDHVKEGKRQVGSTFKSFVYALAIQEGYSPCYEVPNVPITIHYDGKDWSPENADNDDDGKMMTLKEALAKSVNRIAAFLIKQFGPQAVVDLAKRMGITSEMDAVPSICLGTPEISVYDMVGAYSTFANKGTWTEPIFVTRIEDKNGKVLQDFAPKTQEVMSEEKAYIMLDLLKGVVQYGTGVRLRYKYKLMNPIAGKTGTTQNNSDGWFMGITPDLVSGCWVGWEDRGVHFSSMQWGQGASEALPIWAYYMQNVYADKTIHLSQGDFAKPAKKISVDLDCDQYEKQHRSDNPANFDSNDPAGN